From Bacillus pumilus, one genomic window encodes:
- the fumC gene encoding class II fumarate hydratase, translating to MTEFRIEKDTMGEIKVPKDKFWGAQTQRSKENFKIGSEKMPKEVVNAFAILKRSTAIANERLGNLESEKAEAIAAVCDDIISGKYDEHFPLVVWQTGSGTQSNMNMNEVVANRATAYLKDKNSEFSIHPNDDVNRSQSSNDTFPTAMHVAAVLAVYKKLLPAIDQLRATLDEKAKAYQEIVKIGRTHLQDATPLTVGQEISGWVYMLDRSKEMILESTEKMRELAIGGTAVGTGINAHPEFGQYVAEEISQLTGQTFNSSPNKFHALTSHDEITYAHGALKALAADLMKIANDVRWLASGPRCGIGELIIPENEPGSSIMPGKVNPTQSEALTMIAAQIMGNDATIGFAASQGNFELNVFKPVIIYNFLQSVELLADGMNSFHDKCAVGIEPNLETIEKNLNNSLMLVTALNPHIGYENAAKIAKLAHKEGLTLKEAALQLELLTEEQFEEFVKPEEMVTPKAK from the coding sequence ATGACGGAATTTAGAATCGAAAAAGATACAATGGGCGAAATCAAGGTGCCAAAGGACAAGTTCTGGGGTGCACAAACACAACGAAGCAAAGAAAATTTCAAAATCGGTTCTGAGAAAATGCCAAAGGAAGTTGTGAATGCGTTTGCAATTTTGAAACGTAGCACAGCGATTGCCAACGAACGTCTTGGCAACCTTGAAAGCGAAAAAGCAGAAGCAATTGCTGCTGTATGTGATGACATCATCAGCGGAAAGTATGACGAGCATTTCCCGCTTGTTGTATGGCAGACAGGCAGTGGAACGCAAAGTAACATGAATATGAACGAAGTTGTTGCAAATAGAGCAACTGCTTACTTGAAAGATAAAAATAGTGAGTTCAGCATTCATCCGAATGATGATGTCAACCGCAGCCAAAGCTCAAACGACACATTCCCAACTGCTATGCACGTGGCAGCTGTTTTAGCTGTGTACAAAAAATTATTGCCGGCGATTGATCAATTAAGAGCCACTCTTGATGAAAAAGCAAAAGCGTATCAAGAGATTGTTAAAATCGGCCGTACGCACTTACAAGACGCAACACCACTGACAGTAGGTCAAGAGATTAGCGGCTGGGTGTACATGCTGGATCGTTCAAAAGAAATGATCCTAGAATCAACTGAAAAAATGAGAGAGCTTGCGATTGGCGGAACAGCTGTTGGTACAGGGATTAACGCACATCCTGAGTTCGGACAATATGTCGCTGAGGAAATCAGCCAACTGACAGGTCAAACATTCAATTCTTCACCAAACAAATTCCATGCGCTGACAAGCCATGATGAAATTACGTATGCACACGGTGCCCTAAAAGCACTTGCAGCTGATTTAATGAAAATTGCCAATGATGTGAGATGGCTGGCAAGTGGTCCGCGCTGCGGAATTGGTGAATTGATCATTCCTGAAAATGAACCAGGAAGCTCCATTATGCCAGGTAAAGTCAACCCAACTCAAAGTGAAGCTTTAACAATGATTGCAGCACAAATCATGGGGAATGATGCAACAATCGGTTTTGCCGCTAGCCAAGGAAACTTTGAGCTGAACGTATTTAAGCCGGTCATCATTTATAACTTCTTACAATCAGTTGAATTACTTGCTGACGGCATGAACTCATTCCATGACAAGTGTGCAGTTGGAATCGAACCAAATCTAGAAACAATCGAGAAAAACTTGAACAATTCATTGATGCTTGTGACGGCACTCAACCCGCACATCGGATATGAAAATGCAGCGAAAATTGCAAAGCTTGCTCACAAAGAAGGTTTAACATTAAAAGAAGCAGCACTTCAATTAGAGCTGCTAACAG
- a CDS encoding YvzF family protein, translating to MAQIRLAGTKEEIDRILQSFDKHYEVTYTSKDYGKTNPKYKYSKDVRVYIELKLK from the coding sequence ATGGCGCAAATTCGTTTAGCAGGAACAAAAGAGGAGATTGACCGTATTCTACAGTCGTTTGACAAGCATTATGAAGTGACATATACATCAAAGGATTACGGAAAAACGAACCCAAAATACAAATATTCGAAAGATGTCCGCGTTTATATTGAACTAAAATTAAAATAA
- a CDS encoding spore germination protein translates to MNQTPLKEHLYDNLSVILPQLKEMDDLVHEKKTLPHGQVVYYLYIKEMNEKMEIQTFLKLLLQDHTSLTKEKLESNLSMMTTRSVKTSEQLVDAIFEGHCVVLINGFQHAYILETHGTKKRSLGDATSETVVRGPKIGFIEDLNTNLALVRQRLKNPDLKTVDMKIGLQKYTQVTIMYIDGIVQVPVLKEVKKRLKQVTIDDIQDSGVLEELIEDNVYSPFPQIQNTERPDKVASALNNGRVAIFVDHSPFVLIVPASLATIMQSPDDYYERWIAASLIRLLRFTSIFLTLFLSAIYIALVSFHQGLLPTTLAITISSTRENVPFSPIVEALIMEITIELLREAGLRLPNPLGQTIGLVGGVVIGQAAVQAHIVSSIMVIIVSVIALASFTVPQYGMGMSFRVLRFVSMFTAATFGLYGIVLFMLVLLTHLTRQKSFGTPYFSPDFVFSYKNEDNSIIRLPLKNQKKGERHGQS, encoded by the coding sequence TTGAATCAGACTCCATTGAAAGAGCACTTATACGATAATCTCTCCGTCATTCTCCCGCAATTAAAGGAAATGGACGATTTGGTTCATGAGAAAAAAACGCTGCCTCACGGGCAAGTCGTTTACTATTTATACATAAAAGAAATGAACGAAAAGATGGAGATTCAAACCTTTTTGAAGCTGCTTCTCCAAGATCATACGTCTCTCACAAAAGAGAAGCTGGAATCCAATTTATCGATGATGACCACACGTTCGGTGAAGACCTCTGAACAATTGGTCGATGCGATTTTTGAAGGGCATTGCGTGGTGCTCATTAATGGATTTCAGCATGCTTATATTTTAGAAACGCATGGAACGAAGAAACGCAGTTTAGGGGATGCTACCTCTGAAACAGTCGTAAGAGGACCAAAAATTGGCTTTATTGAAGATTTAAATACGAATTTAGCGCTTGTAAGACAGCGCTTGAAAAACCCCGATCTTAAAACCGTCGATATGAAGATTGGTCTACAGAAATACACTCAGGTGACCATCATGTACATCGACGGTATCGTTCAAGTGCCTGTTTTAAAGGAAGTCAAAAAACGGCTCAAGCAAGTCACCATTGATGATATACAAGACTCTGGTGTTCTTGAGGAGCTGATTGAAGACAATGTGTATTCTCCTTTTCCACAAATTCAAAACACAGAACGGCCGGATAAAGTGGCGTCTGCTTTAAATAATGGCCGGGTCGCCATCTTTGTCGATCATTCACCTTTTGTGTTAATTGTACCTGCATCCCTTGCGACGATTATGCAATCACCCGATGATTATTATGAAAGATGGATCGCCGCCTCTCTTATTCGTTTGCTGAGATTTACCTCGATCTTTCTGACGTTATTTTTATCAGCCATTTATATTGCGCTTGTGTCGTTCCATCAAGGTCTTTTGCCAACCACTCTGGCTATTACGATCTCGAGCACAAGGGAAAATGTCCCGTTTTCACCCATTGTCGAGGCACTCATCATGGAGATAACCATTGAGCTGCTGCGGGAAGCTGGCTTAAGGCTGCCAAACCCGCTCGGTCAAACGATCGGACTTGTTGGCGGGGTTGTCATTGGACAGGCTGCCGTTCAGGCACATATTGTCAGCTCAATCATGGTGATTATCGTTAGTGTCATTGCACTTGCATCCTTTACTGTTCCTCAATATGGGATGGGCATGTCCTTTCGTGTGCTCCGCTTTGTGTCCATGTTTACTGCGGCTACCTTTGGTTTATATGGGATTGTGCTGTTTATGCTTGTACTCCTTACTCATCTCACGCGGCAAAAAAGTTTTGGCACGCCTTATTTCTCACCAGATTTTGTGTTCAGCTATAAAAACGAAGACAATTCCATTATTCGATTGCCTTTAAAAAATCAAAAGAAAGGAGAACGACATGGTCAATCATAA
- a CDS encoding GerAB/ArcD/ProY family transporter, giving the protein MVNHKESITSYQASAIIANTTLGASMMILPRSMAQAAATPDGWIALLLVSVIYIVFIFANVLMMKKVPFSSYYDYTNEGLGKWIGALANLLIIIYFLGVASYEVRAMSEMVKFFLLQNTPVAVTMISFIIVGFYLVIGGIGDLARLFPFILIVTLIILFVAYGLSLQEFKLDNLRPVLGEGFSPVFNSFNASAISFVGIEMMLFMPAYMNTQKHTFAYGTVGFLIPAIIYIFTYILVIGALTVKETAALTWPTIALFQSFDIQGIFIERIESFLLIVWLVQLYTSFVGYTFFAAIGVSRLTKFPKKVVVALMGIVIYFAAIFPKDVDTVRDYLTYVNNLFFLLFGILPFLLFIIVFFKRRRKTA; this is encoded by the coding sequence ATGGTCAATCATAAAGAGTCGATTACCAGCTATCAGGCAAGTGCCATTATTGCCAATACAACACTAGGCGCAAGTATGATGATTCTACCAAGATCAATGGCTCAGGCTGCGGCTACACCTGACGGCTGGATTGCACTCTTACTCGTGAGTGTCATTTACATTGTGTTTATTTTTGCAAATGTCCTCATGATGAAAAAAGTCCCCTTCTCCTCTTATTATGATTATACGAACGAGGGGCTTGGAAAATGGATTGGCGCTCTTGCCAACCTCTTGATTATTATTTATTTTCTTGGCGTCGCCAGCTATGAAGTACGAGCGATGTCGGAAATGGTGAAATTCTTTCTGCTTCAAAACACGCCTGTAGCGGTGACAATGATCAGCTTTATTATAGTTGGTTTTTATCTTGTGATTGGCGGGATTGGTGATTTAGCCAGGCTTTTTCCTTTTATTTTGATTGTGACGCTCATCATCTTATTTGTCGCTTACGGACTTAGCTTGCAAGAATTTAAGTTAGATAACCTCCGGCCCGTTTTAGGAGAGGGGTTCTCCCCTGTCTTCAATTCCTTTAATGCATCAGCCATATCGTTTGTCGGCATTGAAATGATGCTGTTTATGCCTGCTTATATGAACACGCAAAAACACACTTTTGCTTATGGAACAGTCGGCTTTTTGATTCCTGCGATTATTTATATTTTCACTTATATTCTTGTGATAGGTGCGCTGACGGTCAAAGAAACGGCGGCTTTGACTTGGCCGACCATTGCCTTATTCCAATCGTTTGATATTCAGGGGATTTTTATTGAACGAATTGAATCATTTTTGCTTATCGTTTGGCTGGTTCAGCTGTATACAAGCTTTGTCGGATATACATTTTTTGCCGCAATCGGGGTATCCAGACTGACCAAGTTTCCTAAAAAGGTAGTCGTCGCTCTAATGGGAATTGTCATTTACTTTGCAGCGATTTTCCCAAAGGATGTCGATACAGTGCGAGATTATTTAACCTATGTGAACAACCTCTTTTTCCTGCTGTTCGGCATTCTCCCGTTTCTCTTATTTATAATCGTTTTTTTCAAAAGGAGGCGGAAAACAGCATGA
- a CDS encoding Ger(x)C family spore germination protein, with product MKKKAACALLMLVLLSGCWDSTNIEELNMAIGFAVDKGDQGHKLKVSMQVLVPQKIDQEASVKDPTKIIETSGDSMHQIFRTTALKSHRIFAQQLRVYLFSEELINENNFDLVINQFIRDNETRRGSLVFMTSEKPGDMLKINDDGQPASSTLYDLSENRKTTISLFKTVSLGDISSAMQNNVSFALPKVSVDQGKLILDGASIIKNRRFLTNISPSAVESYNLLTGDGEGGVIQFEYDHSLYSFEIFKIKHHIKTHKSASGKYQFDVSVELDGRLSEDWNERENAFNEKYLREIEGAVKRRLEKSVKDFIEELQHEIKADICGFYQKASIAYPKDFRKEAKHWDEIFSESDIRYKANVKIRDFGTKGATQS from the coding sequence ATGAAAAAGAAGGCAGCTTGTGCTCTTTTGATGCTGGTTCTATTAAGTGGTTGCTGGGATAGTACAAATATTGAGGAGCTCAACATGGCGATTGGGTTTGCAGTAGATAAAGGGGACCAAGGACATAAATTAAAGGTGTCTATGCAAGTCCTCGTTCCTCAAAAGATTGATCAGGAAGCAAGCGTCAAAGACCCTACGAAAATCATTGAAACAAGCGGGGATTCTATGCATCAAATTTTCCGCACAACGGCGCTGAAAAGCCACCGCATTTTCGCCCAGCAGCTAAGGGTGTATTTGTTTTCTGAGGAGCTCATCAATGAGAATAATTTCGACCTCGTCATTAATCAATTCATTCGAGACAATGAAACGCGGAGAGGAAGCCTCGTCTTTATGACCTCTGAGAAACCTGGGGACATGCTGAAAATCAATGACGACGGACAGCCAGCCTCTTCGACCTTATACGATCTTTCAGAAAACAGAAAAACGACCATTTCCCTGTTCAAGACGGTCTCATTAGGAGATATTTCTTCTGCCATGCAAAACAATGTATCTTTTGCTCTTCCGAAAGTCAGCGTCGATCAAGGAAAATTAATACTCGACGGTGCCTCTATTATTAAGAATAGACGATTTCTCACCAATATCTCTCCGTCAGCAGTGGAGTCATATAATTTGTTAACAGGGGACGGAGAAGGCGGAGTCATACAATTTGAATATGATCACAGCCTCTACTCTTTTGAGATTTTCAAAATCAAGCACCATATCAAAACGCATAAATCAGCCAGTGGAAAATATCAATTTGATGTGTCAGTGGAGCTTGATGGGCGATTGTCTGAGGATTGGAATGAACGCGAAAACGCTTTTAATGAAAAGTATCTCAGAGAAATCGAAGGCGCTGTCAAGCGTCGATTAGAGAAAAGCGTTAAAGATTTCATCGAGGAATTACAGCATGAGATCAAAGCAGATATTTGCGGGTTTTATCAAAAGGCGAGTATTGCCTACCCAAAGGACTTTCGAAAAGAAGCAAAACATTGGGATGAGATTTTTAGTGAATCAGATATTCGTTACAAAGCAAATGTGAAAATCCGTGACTTCGGGACTAAGGGCGCAACACAATCCTGA
- a CDS encoding response regulator — protein MIRVLLIDDHEMVRMGLAAFLEAQADIEVIGEASDGQKGVELAVELKPDVILMDLVMEGMDGIEATKRICQEIEDARIIVLTSFIDDDKVYPVIEAGALSYLLKTSKAGEIADAIRSASIGEPRLESKVAGKVMNKLRHSSNGSILHDALTAREMEILKLIADGKSNKVIAEELFITIKTVKTHITNILSKLDVEDRTQAAVYAHRHKLIQ, from the coding sequence ATGATTCGAGTACTTTTAATCGACGATCACGAAATGGTGAGAATGGGGCTTGCTGCCTTTTTAGAGGCGCAGGCTGATATTGAAGTCATTGGTGAAGCGTCAGATGGACAAAAAGGTGTAGAGCTTGCGGTTGAATTAAAGCCAGATGTGATTTTAATGGATCTTGTCATGGAAGGAATGGATGGCATCGAAGCAACGAAAAGAATTTGCCAAGAAATTGAAGATGCTCGAATTATCGTTCTGACGAGCTTTATTGACGATGATAAAGTCTATCCAGTGATTGAGGCAGGTGCTTTAAGCTATTTATTAAAAACATCCAAGGCAGGAGAAATTGCGGATGCCATTCGGTCTGCAAGTATCGGCGAACCAAGACTTGAATCAAAAGTGGCTGGAAAGGTCATGAATAAACTCCGTCATTCCTCAAATGGATCGATCCTTCATGATGCATTAACAGCAAGAGAAATGGAAATCTTGAAGCTGATTGCGGATGGAAAATCGAATAAGGTCATTGCCGAGGAACTATTTATTACAATTAAAACAGTGAAGACACACATTACCAACATTCTTTCCAAACTCGATGTAGAAGACCGGACGCAAGCGGCTGTGTATGCGCATCGTCATAAGCTGATTCAATAA
- the liaS gene encoding two-component system sensor histidine kinase LiaS, protein MRKLHLGIQWQSIRLGVGISLGVVIMTMLPMFFYYQLDPMILLSTRWFGIPFFCILLIISLVIGVSASHVFGYQHKKRLDQLVESILKFENGNFAYRLPSLGDDEIGLAADQLNEMAKRVEGQVASLQKLSNERAEWQVQMKKSVVSEERQRLARELHDAVSQQLFAISMMTSAILEGMKEKDEKILKQMRLVERMAGDAQNEMRALLLHLRPITLEGKDLKKGLIELLNEFQAKQPIDIDWEIEDDVPLSKGVEDHLFRIVQEALSNVFRHAKATKVTVRLLIRNRQVQLKIIDNGIGFQTDHVKTASYGLESIRERTSEVGGVAEIMSFEGKGTQIDVKVPIFDEGKGENVR, encoded by the coding sequence ATGAGGAAACTCCATCTAGGTATCCAGTGGCAATCTATTCGTCTTGGAGTAGGGATCTCGCTTGGTGTTGTCATCATGACGATGCTGCCCATGTTTTTTTATTATCAGCTTGATCCGATGATTCTCCTCTCTACCCGCTGGTTCGGCATTCCGTTTTTTTGTATTTTACTGATCATTAGTCTTGTCATTGGGGTTTCTGCCTCGCATGTATTTGGCTATCAGCATAAGAAGCGTCTCGATCAGCTTGTAGAGTCGATTTTAAAGTTTGAAAATGGGAACTTTGCATACAGACTGCCGTCTCTTGGCGACGATGAAATTGGCTTAGCGGCAGATCAATTAAATGAAATGGCGAAACGAGTTGAAGGGCAAGTAGCTTCTTTGCAAAAGCTCTCGAATGAACGGGCTGAATGGCAGGTGCAAATGAAGAAATCCGTCGTCTCAGAAGAACGCCAGCGTCTAGCACGAGAACTGCATGATGCGGTCAGCCAGCAGTTGTTTGCGATTTCGATGATGACCTCTGCGATTCTTGAAGGCATGAAGGAAAAGGATGAAAAGATTTTAAAGCAAATGCGCCTAGTCGAACGAATGGCTGGCGATGCACAAAATGAAATGCGTGCGCTTTTGCTTCATCTAAGACCGATCACCCTTGAAGGAAAAGACTTGAAAAAAGGCTTGATTGAACTCCTAAATGAATTTCAAGCAAAGCAGCCGATTGATATTGATTGGGAAATAGAAGATGATGTTCCGCTGTCTAAAGGAGTAGAGGATCACCTCTTCCGAATTGTACAGGAAGCCCTGTCAAATGTGTTCAGGCATGCAAAGGCGACAAAGGTGACGGTACGTCTGCTCATTCGAAATCGGCAGGTGCAGCTGAAGATTATCGACAATGGGATCGGTTTTCAAACAGATCATGTGAAGACAGCTTCCTACGGACTTGAATCGATTCGTGAAAGAACAAGTGAAGTAGGCGGTGTCGCAGAGATTATGTCATTTGAGGGAAAAGGAACACAAATCGATGTGAAGGTCCCCATTTTTGATGAAGGAAAAGGAGAGAACGTTCGATGA
- the liaF gene encoding cell wall-active antibiotics response protein LiaF, protein MEERKEASQLRFSRNQILGIIVVIFGINLFLKIIGIGADLFWPVFFALAGYWLHSRSKRWLGSVSYIFAGFLFLKFLLNITFSLTGYLFAAFLIYAGYRLLKNKPVFDVDKKEASDDGKPSLKVNLDKESEQKKTKSQTKPRKEHDFFIGEVRLMKKPFQLSDLTISGFIGDVKIDLSKAIIAEEESTIVISGLIGDVDIYVPQDIEVCVSASAAIGDMKIIDEKRSGFGSKVYVMTNNYDESKRKVKISISLLIGDVDVRYL, encoded by the coding sequence ATGGAAGAAAGGAAGGAGGCGAGTCAACTGCGTTTTTCAAGGAATCAAATTTTAGGCATCATTGTCGTGATTTTTGGTATTAATCTATTTCTCAAAATTATTGGGATCGGAGCCGATTTGTTTTGGCCTGTATTTTTTGCGCTGGCTGGCTATTGGCTGCACTCAAGATCCAAACGTTGGCTCGGTTCAGTTTCCTATATTTTTGCCGGCTTTCTCTTTTTAAAATTCCTGCTCAATATTACATTTAGTCTCACAGGATATTTATTTGCGGCCTTTTTGATATATGCCGGCTATCGCTTATTGAAGAATAAACCTGTTTTTGATGTCGATAAAAAGGAAGCATCGGACGATGGAAAGCCTTCACTGAAAGTCAATCTTGATAAAGAGAGCGAGCAAAAGAAAACAAAGAGCCAGACAAAGCCGCGCAAAGAGCATGACTTTTTTATCGGTGAAGTCAGGCTGATGAAAAAGCCGTTTCAATTAAGTGATTTGACGATTTCAGGGTTTATCGGGGATGTCAAAATCGACTTATCAAAGGCCATTATCGCAGAAGAAGAGAGCACGATCGTGATTAGCGGGCTCATCGGAGATGTGGATATTTACGTACCGCAGGATATTGAAGTATGTGTGAGTGCTTCAGCTGCAATTGGTGATATGAAAATTATTGATGAAAAAAGAAGCGGATTCGGCAGTAAAGTGTATGTGATGACCAACAATTACGATGAGAGCAAACGAAAAGTGAAAATCTCCATCTCTTTACTGATTGGAGATGTGGATGTGAGATACTTATGA
- the liaG gene encoding LiaG family protein, with product MKRLIGLICILVGVFLMIGMLFKNEDLFHLSFSREKAVTTASAKKDEIDQLDISLSGFRVKVKPENRSDISVIVVNGKGKMYADQTGSTFNVRAENKGFLFFSSFEKGELLVKIPTDYHKNVKITGGSGVSEVDGEGKLSLQDVTLKSTSGNLKAENFSAKNVEIKATSGRLSVSQIDAKNSDIGATSGRADIKDVKGELQLGMTSGRLTASFDTIASPVSFHMTSGSAKLNLPDEGDFNVQVKKTSGSVDHSYHFDQADSEGRGFKGTRGKGTHLVDIEMTSGNLKLR from the coding sequence ATGAAGCGGTTAATCGGTCTAATTTGTATACTTGTAGGTGTCTTTTTAATGATTGGGATGCTTTTCAAAAATGAAGATCTCTTTCATTTGAGTTTCTCCCGTGAAAAAGCAGTCACAACAGCTTCAGCGAAAAAAGATGAAATTGATCAATTAGATATCTCTCTTTCTGGGTTTCGCGTGAAGGTAAAGCCTGAAAATCGTTCCGATATTTCCGTGATTGTCGTTAATGGAAAAGGGAAAATGTATGCGGACCAAACAGGCAGTACATTCAACGTCCGTGCTGAAAATAAAGGATTCTTATTTTTCTCCTCATTTGAAAAAGGAGAGCTCTTAGTCAAAATTCCAACAGATTATCATAAAAATGTGAAGATTACAGGTGGAAGCGGGGTCAGTGAGGTGGATGGTGAAGGGAAGCTGTCTCTTCAAGATGTGACGCTCAAATCAACAAGCGGAAACCTCAAAGCCGAGAATTTTTCAGCAAAAAATGTAGAAATCAAAGCGACATCGGGCAGACTCTCCGTGTCTCAAATCGATGCGAAAAATAGTGATATTGGGGCAACCTCGGGACGTGCCGATATTAAAGATGTCAAAGGGGAGCTGCAACTAGGCATGACAAGCGGTAGATTAACGGCAAGTTTTGATACCATTGCATCACCTGTCTCCTTCCATATGACATCAGGCAGTGCAAAACTTAACCTGCCGGATGAAGGAGACTTTAACGTCCAAGTGAAAAAAACAAGTGGAAGTGTCGATCACTCCTATCACTTTGATCAAGCGGATAGTGAAGGGCGAGGCTTTAAAGGCACGCGGGGAAAAGGAACACACTTAGTCGATATTGAAATGACAAGTGGAAACTTAAAGCTGCGGTAA
- the liaH gene encoding stress responsive protein LiaH, whose translation MVFRRVRDMFVATVNEGLDKLENPRVMLNQYVRDMEDDIAKAKHAIIKQQTIQQGFLHKAEETEAFADKRKKQAELAFHAGEEELARKALTEMKYFEEKHQEYQEAYQHSVKQLKELKEQLQQLETKLRDIKDKKQALIARANAAQAKQHMNESMNKVDSESAYKEFLRMENRIEEMETKAGSYAQFADQGAYAHLDYADEVEKEWQKLKLEKKPEQQAN comes from the coding sequence ATGGTATTCAGAAGAGTAAGAGATATGTTTGTTGCAACGGTCAATGAAGGCTTAGATAAATTGGAGAATCCGCGTGTCATGCTGAATCAGTACGTTCGTGATATGGAGGACGATATTGCCAAAGCGAAACATGCGATCATCAAACAGCAAACGATTCAACAAGGCTTCCTGCACAAAGCAGAAGAGACAGAAGCATTTGCTGATAAAAGAAAGAAGCAGGCTGAGCTGGCATTTCATGCAGGAGAAGAAGAATTAGCACGAAAAGCGCTCACAGAAATGAAGTATTTTGAAGAAAAGCACCAGGAATATCAGGAAGCTTATCAGCACTCTGTGAAACAATTGAAAGAGCTGAAAGAGCAATTGCAGCAGTTAGAAACGAAGCTGCGTGATATTAAAGACAAGAAGCAGGCTCTGATTGCAAGAGCAAATGCTGCACAGGCAAAGCAGCATATGAACGAATCCATGAACAAAGTAGATAGTGAAAGTGCATATAAGGAATTTCTTCGAATGGAGAACCGTATCGAAGAAATGGAGACAAAAGCGGGCAGCTATGCACAATTTGCCGATCAAGGAGCATATGCTCATCTAGACTATGCGGATGAGGTTGAAAAAGAATGGCAGAAGCTCAAGCTGGAGAAGAAGCCTGAGCAGCAAGCAAACTAA
- a CDS encoding membrane protein, with translation MKITSKTIIGSILMFVGLSIFFGGSLGGLIPILIGAWLIYVGVKKYEKGSQTFGVILAVIGVLIVVQSLPFILGIALAGGLLYFGWTMINGEQAKESSSRSYMEPNTAPKMEEPIHTSFDQEWEDFLKKK, from the coding sequence ATGAAAATAACAAGTAAAACCATCATCGGTTCGATTTTAATGTTTGTCGGTCTATCCATCTTCTTCGGTGGTTCACTAGGAGGGCTGATCCCGATTCTGATTGGGGCGTGGCTCATCTATGTAGGTGTAAAGAAATATGAGAAAGGCAGTCAAACCTTCGGTGTCATTCTAGCGGTCATTGGTGTACTGATTGTTGTGCAATCTCTGCCATTTATCCTTGGAATCGCATTGGCTGGAGGGCTTCTCTACTTCGGCTGGACAATGATCAATGGTGAACAGGCAAAAGAATCATCAAGCAGATCATATATGGAGCCAAACACGGCACCGAAAATGGAAGAACCTATTCACACGTCATTTGATCAAGAATGGGAAGACTTTTTAAAGAAAAAATAA
- a CDS encoding cob(I)yrinic acid a,c-diamide adenosyltransferase: protein MKLYTKTGDQGQTGLIGGRADKDDVRVEAYGTLDEANSFIGLAHANLRQHGELFQDILSELIVIQHELFDCGGDLAAVKPRKEGKLTDASVAVLEQRMDVYVEEATPLTKFILPGGQEGAALLHVARTVVRRAERHIVTLAKQEEIPPVTLTYVNRLSDYLFAAARVVNHRLGEADVEYERSADVFRSK, encoded by the coding sequence ATGAAACTTTATACAAAAACAGGGGATCAAGGTCAAACAGGCTTGATCGGCGGGAGAGCCGATAAGGATGATGTGAGAGTAGAGGCATACGGCACGTTAGATGAGGCGAATAGCTTCATTGGACTCGCACATGCAAATTTACGTCAGCATGGCGAATTGTTTCAAGACATTTTGTCAGAGCTGATTGTGATACAGCACGAGCTCTTTGACTGCGGCGGTGATTTGGCAGCAGTCAAACCACGGAAAGAAGGCAAATTAACTGATGCTTCTGTAGCAGTCCTTGAACAAAGAATGGATGTCTATGTAGAAGAAGCCACGCCTCTCACAAAGTTTATTTTGCCGGGCGGCCAGGAAGGCGCTGCTCTCTTACATGTGGCGCGGACAGTCGTCAGAAGAGCAGAGAGGCATATTGTGACGCTTGCGAAGCAGGAGGAGATTCCACCGGTTACACTCACCTATGTGAACCGTCTATCCGACTATTTATTTGCAGCCGCACGAGTCGTGAATCATCGGCTCGGTGAAGCTGATGTTGAATATGAACGAAGCGCAGACGTGTTTCGGTCTAAATAA